A genomic stretch from Patagioenas fasciata isolate bPatFas1 chromosome 8, bPatFas1.hap1, whole genome shotgun sequence includes:
- the TMEM72 gene encoding transmembrane protein 72 isoform X2 — protein MQHKALWSVLEYTCRLLGVSTAAVLIGVGVETLQRGQFKSLAFYLLYEPDSLAQTCWKQARRPGSFQKFLGYTLLSVACFLHPVLVWHVTIPGSMLVLTALGYFLLSKRRKSPGHKETHPQVGQYVDPLATMAAPTITGDTEQTYTFRAAQKEQHRSLLGHMKSIMKGSKDRSPAPAAPAEPVAPPAPRKQVHFQEKVVQIIPSVSESLEDVESEAEETTSDTTPILTPPDAPVILTPLSSTGLF, from the exons ATGCAGCACAAGGCACTTTGGAGTGTCCTGGAGTACACTTGTCGGTTGCTGGGCGTCTCCACCGCAGCAG TGCTGATCGGTGTGGGAGTAGAAACTCTGCAGCGAGGACAGTTCAAAAGCCTGGCTTTCTATCTGCT ATATGAGCCTGACTCCCTGGCACAGACCTGCTGGAAGCAAGCTAGACGCCCAGGGAGCTTCCAGAAATTCCTGGGGTACACGCTGCTCTCAGTGGCTTGCTTCCTGCATCCCGTCCTTGTCTGGCACGTCACCATCCCTG GGTCCATGCTGGTGCTCACTGCCCTGGGCTACTTCTTGCTGAGCAAGAGGAGGAAGAGCCCAGGACACAAAGAGACACATCCCCAGGTGGGCCAGTACGTGGACCCTTTAGCCACCATGGCAGCCCCAACCATCACTGGTGACACTGAGCAGACCTACACCTTCCGTGCGGCCCAGAAGGAGCAGCATCGCTCACTGCTGGGCCACATGAAGAGCATCATGAAGGGCAGCAAGGACAggagcccagccccagcagctcctgccgaACCAGTGGCCCCACCAGCCCCACGCAAGCAAGTGCACTTCCAGGAGAAGGTGGTTCAGATCATCCCCTCTGTCAGCGAGAGCTTGGAGGACGTGGAGAGCGAGGCTGAAGAGACCACGTCGGACACAACACCCATCCTCACCCCACCCGATGCCCCCGTCATCCTCACACCTCTCAGCTCCACTGGCCTCTTTTGA
- the TMEM72 gene encoding transmembrane protein 72 isoform X1 — MQHKALWSVLEYTCRLLGVSTAAVLIGVGVETLQRGQFKSLAFYLLFSGVAVTVCEGFFFISLFLEMCFTYEPDSLAQTCWKQARRPGSFQKFLGYTLLSVACFLHPVLVWHVTIPGSMLVLTALGYFLLSKRRKSPGHKETHPQVGQYVDPLATMAAPTITGDTEQTYTFRAAQKEQHRSLLGHMKSIMKGSKDRSPAPAAPAEPVAPPAPRKQVHFQEKVVQIIPSVSESLEDVESEAEETTSDTTPILTPPDAPVILTPLSSTGLF, encoded by the exons ATGCAGCACAAGGCACTTTGGAGTGTCCTGGAGTACACTTGTCGGTTGCTGGGCGTCTCCACCGCAGCAG TGCTGATCGGTGTGGGAGTAGAAACTCTGCAGCGAGGACAGTTCAAAAGCCTGGCTTTCTATCTGCT TTTTTCAGGGGTTGCAGTTACTGTCTGTGAAGGCTTCTTCTTTATCAGTTTGTTCCTGGAGATGTGCTTCAC ATATGAGCCTGACTCCCTGGCACAGACCTGCTGGAAGCAAGCTAGACGCCCAGGGAGCTTCCAGAAATTCCTGGGGTACACGCTGCTCTCAGTGGCTTGCTTCCTGCATCCCGTCCTTGTCTGGCACGTCACCATCCCTG GGTCCATGCTGGTGCTCACTGCCCTGGGCTACTTCTTGCTGAGCAAGAGGAGGAAGAGCCCAGGACACAAAGAGACACATCCCCAGGTGGGCCAGTACGTGGACCCTTTAGCCACCATGGCAGCCCCAACCATCACTGGTGACACTGAGCAGACCTACACCTTCCGTGCGGCCCAGAAGGAGCAGCATCGCTCACTGCTGGGCCACATGAAGAGCATCATGAAGGGCAGCAAGGACAggagcccagccccagcagctcctgccgaACCAGTGGCCCCACCAGCCCCACGCAAGCAAGTGCACTTCCAGGAGAAGGTGGTTCAGATCATCCCCTCTGTCAGCGAGAGCTTGGAGGACGTGGAGAGCGAGGCTGAAGAGACCACGTCGGACACAACACCCATCCTCACCCCACCCGATGCCCCCGTCATCCTCACACCTCTCAGCTCCACTGGCCTCTTTTGA
- the TMEM72 gene encoding transmembrane protein 72 isoform X3 yields the protein MCFTYEPDSLAQTCWKQARRPGSFQKFLGYTLLSVACFLHPVLVWHVTIPGSMLVLTALGYFLLSKRRKSPGHKETHPQVGQYVDPLATMAAPTITGDTEQTYTFRAAQKEQHRSLLGHMKSIMKGSKDRSPAPAAPAEPVAPPAPRKQVHFQEKVVQIIPSVSESLEDVESEAEETTSDTTPILTPPDAPVILTPLSSTGLF from the exons ATGTGCTTCAC ATATGAGCCTGACTCCCTGGCACAGACCTGCTGGAAGCAAGCTAGACGCCCAGGGAGCTTCCAGAAATTCCTGGGGTACACGCTGCTCTCAGTGGCTTGCTTCCTGCATCCCGTCCTTGTCTGGCACGTCACCATCCCTG GGTCCATGCTGGTGCTCACTGCCCTGGGCTACTTCTTGCTGAGCAAGAGGAGGAAGAGCCCAGGACACAAAGAGACACATCCCCAGGTGGGCCAGTACGTGGACCCTTTAGCCACCATGGCAGCCCCAACCATCACTGGTGACACTGAGCAGACCTACACCTTCCGTGCGGCCCAGAAGGAGCAGCATCGCTCACTGCTGGGCCACATGAAGAGCATCATGAAGGGCAGCAAGGACAggagcccagccccagcagctcctgccgaACCAGTGGCCCCACCAGCCCCACGCAAGCAAGTGCACTTCCAGGAGAAGGTGGTTCAGATCATCCCCTCTGTCAGCGAGAGCTTGGAGGACGTGGAGAGCGAGGCTGAAGAGACCACGTCGGACACAACACCCATCCTCACCCCACCCGATGCCCCCGTCATCCTCACACCTCTCAGCTCCACTGGCCTCTTTTGA